One Frankia alni ACN14a DNA window includes the following coding sequences:
- a CDS encoding glycosyltransferase family 2 protein, with translation MKATAVIVHWGPVTPTVELAAALTALTRIAGIVVVANDGRPRPAGLDPGVSWLVPAGNLGFGGGFRHGCAADPSAQAYLLLNNDVHLTAATVDACLDLLARPGVGIVGPTLVNAGGLHPGADGLTPVLTVPRRRRVPTDGADEVPWVTGATMFIRAACLRDAPMQTRFFLVYEDLDLCRRARAAGWRVLVSPAQSWHAGGGTVPGDGYTYYTVRNRLWFARLHARPPQVALTTAWLLVAVLPRLAAAGAVRGGGTVRLRCALHGLRDGLGRIPPPDSLLPDEPRAARWSTWRS, from the coding sequence GTGAAGGCGACCGCGGTCATCGTCCACTGGGGACCCGTCACGCCGACGGTGGAGCTCGCCGCCGCGCTCACCGCCCTGACCCGGATCGCCGGGATCGTCGTGGTGGCGAACGACGGGCGCCCCCGCCCGGCCGGGCTCGATCCGGGGGTGTCGTGGCTCGTCCCGGCCGGCAACCTGGGCTTCGGCGGCGGCTTCCGGCACGGCTGCGCCGCCGACCCGTCGGCGCAGGCCTATCTGCTGCTCAACAACGACGTCCACCTGACGGCGGCCACGGTCGACGCCTGCCTGGACCTGCTGGCCCGCCCCGGCGTGGGGATCGTCGGCCCGACCCTGGTCAACGCGGGCGGGCTGCACCCCGGGGCGGACGGGCTCACCCCCGTGCTCACCGTGCCCCGCCGCCGGCGCGTCCCCACGGACGGAGCCGACGAGGTGCCGTGGGTGACGGGGGCGACGATGTTCATCCGGGCGGCGTGCCTGCGCGACGCGCCGATGCAGACCCGCTTCTTCCTCGTCTACGAGGATCTCGACCTGTGCCGCCGAGCCCGGGCGGCCGGCTGGCGGGTACTGGTCAGCCCGGCCCAGTCCTGGCACGCCGGCGGCGGGACGGTTCCCGGTGACGGCTACACCTACTACACCGTGCGCAACCGGCTGTGGTTCGCCCGCCTGCACGCCCGGCCGCCGCAGGTGGCGCTGACGACGGCCTGGCTGCTGGTCGCGGTGCTGCCCCGGCTCGCCGCGGCCGGCGCCGTCCGCGGCGGCGGCACCGTCCGCCTGCGCTGCGCGCTGCACGGGCTGCGCGACGGGCTGGGTCGCATCCCGCCGCCCGACAGCCTGCTCCCCGACGAACCCCGAGCCGCCCGCTGGTCCACCTGGCGAAGCTGA
- a CDS encoding heparinase II/III family protein — MNPSTDLARYLRTVARLRPRQVAARARLRGQRAVLRRHPRLAVTMLRGRPSSGSWPAGFVAVDETCPPAGPTVDELALGRLTLLGHARRLGHADPLDPVGDVDDDLAGWDWEQAGAPLLWRYHLHYWDWAWALAPGGDRERALFARLYLGWRTAVAVGHPVAWSPYVASLRAWTLCALGPMLARDTPARDVLRADLGVHRSFLRIHLETDVGGNHLVKNIKALIALAVAADDPSGLHRRVDQLVRETRRQVLDDGGHYERSPSYHCQVLADLDDVAGLLAAGGWAVPTELFDAITRMRAWLGAVLGPDGTVPLLNDGFAVRPELLRRLLPSVPAQPPPPGPEVDPSDRATGLADATSSTRITRNTSSTGITSLAGVPGRPGVPAAAGAGGWGRSGGLLLADSGLAALTAGGWHLLADVGLPCPDDLPAHAHADTLGFLLWLDDRPLLVDVGTSTYAPGQRRDAERGSAAHSTVTIDGVDSTEVWGAFRAGRRARPTLVTLRHRDGVATLTAGHDGYRHLPGRPVHWRTWRLDADGLTVTDRISGGGRHQLAVLFHFAPGVTLAAARRPDPGGPPEPAALDVTTPAGRRLLLRAGGPGRWHVRTTRRATGWERTVPAPTAEFRVDAELPVDLHATLTARAEAHPVDRSTAPGRTATAPQLAVPHPRGTPRPLAAPRGADTDADPPR; from the coding sequence ATGAACCCGTCGACGGATCTCGCTCGCTACCTGCGCACCGTCGCACGCCTGCGACCACGTCAGGTCGCCGCCCGCGCCCGGCTGCGCGGACAGCGCGCCGTGCTGCGCCGCCATCCCCGCCTGGCCGTGACGATGCTGCGCGGCCGCCCGTCGTCGGGGTCGTGGCCGGCCGGGTTCGTCGCCGTGGACGAGACGTGCCCACCCGCGGGGCCGACCGTCGACGAGCTCGCCCTCGGCCGGCTGACCCTGCTCGGCCATGCCCGCCGGCTCGGTCACGCCGACCCGCTCGACCCCGTCGGCGACGTGGACGACGATCTGGCGGGCTGGGACTGGGAACAGGCCGGAGCCCCGCTGCTGTGGCGTTACCACCTGCACTACTGGGACTGGGCGTGGGCGCTGGCGCCCGGCGGCGATCGGGAGCGTGCCCTGTTCGCGCGGCTCTACCTCGGCTGGCGCACGGCGGTGGCCGTCGGTCATCCGGTGGCCTGGTCGCCCTACGTCGCCTCGCTGCGAGCCTGGACGCTGTGCGCGCTCGGCCCGATGCTGGCCCGAGACACCCCCGCGCGGGACGTGCTGCGCGCCGATCTGGGCGTCCACCGGTCGTTCCTGCGGATCCACCTGGAGACCGACGTCGGGGGCAACCACCTGGTGAAGAACATCAAGGCTCTGATCGCACTGGCGGTGGCCGCCGACGACCCGAGCGGGCTGCACCGCCGGGTCGACCAGCTCGTGCGCGAGACGCGCCGACAGGTGCTCGACGACGGAGGCCACTACGAGCGGTCTCCGTCCTACCACTGCCAGGTGCTCGCCGACCTCGACGACGTCGCCGGGTTGCTCGCCGCGGGCGGGTGGGCCGTGCCGACCGAGCTGTTCGACGCGATCACCCGCATGCGGGCCTGGCTCGGCGCGGTGCTCGGTCCGGACGGCACGGTGCCGCTGCTCAACGACGGGTTTGCGGTGCGTCCCGAGCTGCTGCGCCGACTGCTGCCCTCGGTCCCGGCGCAGCCACCCCCGCCCGGCCCCGAGGTGGACCCGTCCGACCGCGCCACCGGCCTCGCCGACGCCACCAGCTCCACCCGCATCACCCGCAACACCAGCTCCACCGGCATCACCAGCCTCGCCGGCGTTCCCGGCCGGCCCGGCGTGCCGGCCGCCGCGGGCGCGGGGGGTTGGGGCCGGTCCGGCGGCCTGCTGCTGGCGGACAGCGGGCTGGCGGCGCTCACGGCCGGTGGCTGGCATCTGCTCGCGGACGTCGGCCTGCCCTGCCCCGACGACCTGCCGGCGCACGCGCACGCGGACACCCTCGGCTTCCTGCTGTGGCTGGACGACCGCCCGCTGCTCGTCGACGTGGGCACCTCGACCTACGCCCCCGGGCAACGCCGCGACGCCGAGCGCGGCTCCGCCGCCCACAGCACCGTCACCATCGACGGCGTCGATTCGACCGAGGTCTGGGGAGCGTTCCGCGCGGGCCGCCGCGCCCGCCCCACCCTGGTCACCCTGCGCCACCGCGACGGGGTGGCGACCCTGACCGCCGGGCACGACGGCTACCGCCACCTGCCGGGCCGGCCCGTCCACTGGCGCACCTGGCGGCTCGACGCGGACGGCCTCACCGTCACCGACCGGATCAGCGGCGGCGGCCGACACCAGCTTGCCGTGCTGTTCCACTTCGCACCCGGGGTGACGCTGGCCGCCGCCCGCCGGCCCGATCCCGGCGGCCCACCCGAGCCCGCCGCCCTCGACGTCACCACCCCGGCCGGGCGGCGCCTGCTGCTGCGCGCCGGCGGCCCCGGCCGGTGGCACGTGCGCACGACCCGGCGAGCAACCGGCTGGGAACGAACGGTCCCCGCCCCCACCGCCGAGTTCCGGGTGGACGCCGAGCTGCCCGTCGACCTGCACGCGACGCTGACCGCCCGCGCCGAGGCCCACCCCGTCGACCGGTCCACCGCCCCTGGCCGGACGGCCACCGCGCCGCAGCTCGCCGTCCCGCATCCCCGGGGCACCCCGCGGCCGCTCGCCGCGCCGCGCGGCGCCGACACCGACGCCGACCCGCCGCGCTGA
- a CDS encoding CgeB family protein, with protein sequence MTDHTRRGAARSAAPSAGAPSAGALRVGVVGPVGLDDFADNIVDCLPDLGVHAVALGPAVPLPRRRWLAGAALVARTVSERPDQLHQRRLVDRVERENLDVVLSADARLLPSTVRALRRRGVRVGLWFPDAVVNLGRQYLLMGDYDALFLSDPLLTRRLSDVLDLPARYLPEACNPARHRPPAAVADEAHAVFVGNTYGVRVRLVHQLLDAGIAVRLYGPPPPRWLRDPRVLACHTGRFVTGAEKAAVFRGALAVINALHPAEMESVNCRLFEATACGATVVCERRAALPDLFTEEREILGFTDFAELTDHLKRCAADRAGARALGDAARARSHRDHTYQQRLDTLLGDLL encoded by the coding sequence ATGACCGACCACACGCGGCGCGGTGCTGCGCGGTCGGCTGCTCCGTCCGCGGGGGCGCCGTCCGCGGGGGCGCTGCGGGTCGGGGTCGTCGGCCCGGTGGGGCTCGACGACTTCGCCGACAACATCGTCGACTGCCTGCCCGATCTGGGGGTGCACGCGGTGGCGCTGGGCCCGGCGGTCCCGCTGCCTCGCCGGCGCTGGCTCGCCGGCGCGGCGCTGGTGGCGCGCACCGTCTCCGAGCGGCCGGACCAGCTTCATCAGCGCCGCCTCGTCGACCGGGTCGAGCGGGAGAACCTCGACGTGGTGCTCTCGGCCGATGCCCGCCTGCTGCCCTCGACCGTGCGGGCGCTGCGCCGGCGGGGGGTCCGGGTGGGCCTGTGGTTCCCGGACGCGGTGGTGAACCTGGGCCGCCAGTACCTGCTGATGGGGGACTACGACGCGCTGTTCCTCAGCGACCCGCTGCTGACCCGCCGACTGTCGGACGTCCTCGACCTGCCCGCCCGCTACCTGCCCGAGGCCTGCAACCCGGCGCGCCACCGTCCACCCGCGGCGGTGGCCGACGAGGCGCATGCGGTGTTCGTCGGCAACACCTACGGGGTGCGGGTCCGGCTCGTCCACCAGCTCCTCGACGCCGGGATCGCCGTGCGGCTGTACGGCCCGCCGCCGCCGCGCTGGCTGCGCGATCCGCGGGTGCTGGCCTGCCACACCGGCCGCTTCGTCACCGGGGCCGAGAAGGCCGCCGTCTTCCGCGGCGCCCTCGCCGTGATCAACGCGCTGCACCCGGCGGAGATGGAGAGCGTGAACTGCCGCCTGTTCGAGGCGACCGCCTGCGGTGCGACCGTGGTCTGCGAACGGCGCGCGGCGCTGCCCGACCTGTTCACCGAGGAGCGGGAGATCCTCGGCTTCACCGACTTCGCCGAGCTGACGGACCATCTGAAACGCTGCGCCGCCGACCGGGCCGGCGCCCGGGCGCTGGGCGACGCCGCCCGCGCGCGCAGCCACCGCGACCACACCTACCAACAGCGGCTCGACACTCTCCTTGGCGACCTGCTGTGA
- a CDS encoding FkbM family methyltransferase, translating into MTGSADRTCRAGLLLRAKISTAGLLTSPAAGAVVSAATRNRIRHHGVRFDVTDAVFTPRQRAALFWRLYETAEIGMIHRYVGPAETVVELGASLGITGAHIASRLAPGSRLVCVEAHPGLAAGLRRRLEPHTAHLTLDVAALAITGRPGPVLFDLGATTLGSRLRDPAATTTAPATTTAPATTTAPATAAHAAIGISAVPVAGGPVAVPGTTLRHLLADRRIDAFDLVSDIEGAEASFLLGDPGALDGCRRAVLELHDTVFAGRRVTADDLLAAARGLGFRVLRRRGAVVALTRDPV; encoded by the coding sequence GTGACCGGCTCCGCCGACCGGACCTGTCGCGCCGGGCTGCTGCTGCGGGCCAAGATCTCGACGGCCGGACTGCTGACGAGCCCGGCCGCGGGGGCGGTCGTGAGCGCCGCCACCCGTAACCGGATCCGCCATCACGGCGTCCGCTTCGACGTCACCGATGCGGTGTTCACCCCGCGGCAGCGGGCGGCACTGTTCTGGCGGCTCTACGAGACCGCCGAGATCGGGATGATCCACCGGTACGTGGGCCCCGCGGAGACCGTCGTCGAGCTCGGCGCGAGCCTCGGCATCACCGGCGCCCACATCGCCAGCCGCCTGGCTCCCGGCTCCCGCCTCGTCTGCGTCGAGGCCCACCCCGGCCTCGCCGCGGGCCTGCGGCGGCGGCTGGAGCCGCACACCGCCCACCTCACCCTCGACGTCGCCGCGTTGGCGATCACCGGTCGACCCGGCCCGGTCCTGTTCGACCTCGGCGCCACCACCCTCGGCTCACGTCTGCGCGACCCCGCCGCCACCACCACGGCACCCGCCACCACCACGGCACCCGCCACCACCACGGCACCCGCCACCGCCGCGCACGCCGCCATCGGGATCAGCGCGGTCCCAGTCGCCGGCGGGCCGGTGGCCGTGCCGGGGACGACACTGCGCCACCTGCTGGCCGACCGCCGGATCGACGCGTTCGACCTCGTCAGCGACATCGAGGGAGCCGAGGCGTCCTTCCTGCTGGGCGATCCCGGCGCGCTCGACGGCTGCCGTCGCGCCGTCCTCGAACTGCACGACACGGTCTTCGCCGGCCGCCGTGTCACCGCCGACGACCTGCTCGCCGCCGCCCGGGGACTCGGCTTCCGCGTCCTGCGCCGCCGCGGCGCCGTCGTCGCCCTCACCCGCGACCCCGTCTGA
- a CDS encoding FkbM family methyltransferase: MPHRPPARRLAEQLTHRVVLPRRLPPPYRTSRIYVSSEGGLKYLRPSLARVDPMLTGLVAEVIRPGHIVWDVGANLGLFTFTAARAAAPGGTVVAIEPDTWLVSLLRRSARLSARGAGPAREQAAVEILPAAVGASSGVGRFQVARRSRATSHLAGFGGSQAGGVRTTHLVPTVTLDGLLADLPAPDVVKIDVEGAERAVLAGANHLLAAVRPVLICEVATPNAEAVGALLARHDYRVVDADIPPARRRPLVVAPWSTLAVPTAARPPDQPVALRQARA; encoded by the coding sequence GTGCCGCACCGGCCGCCCGCGCGTCGCCTCGCCGAGCAGCTCACCCACCGGGTGGTGCTGCCCCGCCGGCTGCCGCCGCCGTACCGGACCAGCCGGATCTACGTGTCCAGCGAGGGCGGGTTGAAGTACCTGCGGCCGAGCCTCGCCCGCGTCGATCCGATGCTCACCGGTCTCGTCGCCGAGGTGATCCGGCCCGGCCACATCGTGTGGGACGTCGGCGCGAACCTGGGCCTGTTCACGTTCACCGCGGCGCGGGCGGCCGCGCCCGGCGGAACCGTCGTCGCAATCGAACCGGACACGTGGCTGGTCAGCCTGCTGCGTCGCTCGGCCCGGCTGTCCGCCCGCGGCGCCGGTCCAGCGCGGGAGCAGGCGGCGGTGGAGATCCTGCCCGCGGCGGTCGGCGCGTCCAGCGGCGTCGGACGTTTCCAGGTGGCCCGCCGCAGCCGGGCGACGAGCCACCTCGCCGGCTTCGGCGGCAGCCAGGCGGGCGGAGTGCGTACGACGCACCTGGTCCCGACCGTCACCCTCGACGGCCTGCTCGCCGACCTGCCGGCCCCCGACGTGGTCAAGATCGACGTGGAGGGGGCCGAACGGGCGGTGCTCGCGGGCGCCAACCATCTGCTCGCCGCGGTGCGCCCGGTGCTGATCTGCGAGGTCGCGACGCCGAACGCCGAGGCGGTCGGCGCGCTGCTCGCCCGCCACGACTACCGCGTCGTCGACGCGGACATCCCGCCCGCGCGGCGCCGCCCGCTGGTGGTCGCGCCCTGGTCGACCCTGGCCGTCCCGACCGCCGCCCGGCCGCCGGACCAGCCGGTCGCCCTGCGGCAGGCCCGGGCGTGA